From a single Paraburkholderia sp. D15 genomic region:
- the lptB gene encoding LPS export ABC transporter ATP-binding protein, whose product MSTSASLPNRKPAGTSSSLVVRNLKKRYGSRTVVKDVSLDVKSGEVVGLLGPNGAGKTTSFYMIVGLVPLDAGEIDLDGKSISLLPIHKRASLGLSYLPQEASVFRKLTVEQNIRAVLELQHEDNGKRLDKDTITSRTEALLDELQIAHLRENPALSLSGGERRRVEIARALATNPSFILLDEPFAGVDPIAVLEIQKIVKFLKQRNIGVLITDHNVRETLGICDHAYIISDGSVLAAGAPSEIIENESVRRVYLGEHFRM is encoded by the coding sequence GTGAGTACTTCCGCGTCTCTCCCCAATCGCAAGCCGGCGGGCACCAGCAGTTCGCTGGTCGTGCGCAATCTGAAGAAGCGCTACGGTTCGCGCACGGTCGTCAAGGACGTCTCGCTCGACGTGAAAAGCGGCGAAGTGGTCGGTCTGCTCGGACCAAACGGCGCCGGCAAGACGACCTCGTTCTACATGATCGTCGGCCTCGTGCCGCTGGATGCGGGCGAGATCGATCTGGACGGCAAGTCCATCAGTCTGCTGCCCATCCACAAGCGCGCGTCGCTCGGCCTGTCGTATCTGCCGCAGGAAGCGTCGGTGTTCCGCAAGCTCACCGTCGAGCAGAACATTCGCGCGGTGCTGGAGTTGCAACACGAAGACAACGGCAAGCGGCTCGACAAGGACACCATCACGAGCCGCACGGAAGCGCTGCTCGATGAGTTGCAGATTGCGCATCTGCGTGAGAATCCGGCACTGTCGCTGTCGGGCGGCGAGCGCCGGCGGGTTGAAATCGCCCGCGCGCTGGCCACCAATCCAAGCTTCATTCTGCTCGACGAACCGTTCGCCGGCGTCGACCCGATCGCGGTGCTCGAAATTCAGAAGATCGTCAAATTTCTGAAGCAGCGCAATATCGGCGTGCTGATCACCGACCACAACGTGCGCGAAACGCTCGGCATCTGCGATCACGCGTACATCATCAGCGACGGCAGCGTGCTGGCCGCCGGCGCGCCGAGCGAGATCATCGAAAACGAAAGCGTGCGGCGCGTCTATCTCGGCGAACACTTCCGCATGTAA
- the lptA gene encoding lipopolysaccharide transport periplasmic protein LptA: MNESLPRFDTGRSRTLSACRAGLAALLVALPLAGFAPLAHADRADKDKPLNVEADNMTYDDLKQVNIFTGHVVATKGTIVIKADRVEVTQDPQGYQYATGTSTGGNLSYFRQKREGLDEYIEGTAVRIDYDGKQDLTTLTTNATVKRLQGLSTVMDQVHGSVVTYDGQNDFYTAKAGKDVAGPGNPTGRVRAMLSPRNGGAAPLNGASATLAPSTTIQGAPNQ; the protein is encoded by the coding sequence ATGAACGAATCGCTCCCCCGTTTTGATACCGGCCGCTCGCGCACCCTGTCCGCGTGCCGCGCCGGACTCGCCGCGCTGCTCGTCGCGTTGCCGCTGGCCGGCTTCGCTCCACTCGCGCACGCGGACCGCGCCGACAAGGACAAGCCGCTCAACGTCGAAGCGGACAACATGACTTACGACGACCTCAAGCAGGTCAACATCTTCACCGGCCACGTGGTCGCCACCAAGGGCACGATCGTGATCAAGGCCGACCGTGTCGAAGTGACGCAGGACCCGCAGGGTTATCAGTACGCCACCGGTACATCGACGGGCGGCAATCTGTCGTACTTCCGCCAGAAACGCGAAGGTCTCGATGAATACATCGAGGGCACGGCAGTCCGTATCGACTACGACGGCAAGCAGGACCTGACCACGCTCACCACCAATGCAACCGTGAAGCGTCTGCAAGGCCTCTCGACGGTGATGGACCAGGTGCACGGCAGCGTGGTCACGTATGACGGCCAGAACGACTTCTACACCGCGAAGGCGGGCAAGGACGTCGCCGGCCCGGGCAACCCGACCGGCCGTGTGCGCGCGATGCTGTCGCCACGCAACGGCGGCGCCGCGCCGCTGAACGGCGCGTCGGCCACGCTCGCGCCGTCCACCACGATCCAGGGAGCGCCGAATCAGTGA
- the lptC gene encoding LPS export ABC transporter periplasmic protein LptC, with protein sequence MNQFRLTSLIPLVAMAALAGITWWLLQATLPRQNENLIRPKEHTPDYFADNFSVSELDQSGTTQYRLTAQSLIHYEDDELSDLVKPAMRAFQPGKPIVTATGDTGKVNDDASIVDLYGNARILRAPGYGDPQMQADSEHFRVLVNDDVIETEKPVKLQRGMSVMTASGMNYNNVTRVMQLFGNVKGAIAASEAGGSASPKQPG encoded by the coding sequence ATGAACCAGTTTCGCCTGACTTCGCTGATCCCGCTGGTCGCCATGGCCGCGCTCGCCGGCATCACGTGGTGGTTGTTGCAAGCCACCTTGCCGCGCCAGAACGAAAACCTGATCCGCCCCAAGGAACACACGCCTGATTACTTCGCGGACAACTTCTCGGTGTCCGAACTCGACCAGTCGGGCACGACGCAATACCGCCTGACCGCGCAATCGCTGATCCATTACGAAGACGACGAACTGAGCGACCTGGTCAAGCCGGCCATGCGCGCGTTCCAGCCCGGCAAGCCGATCGTCACCGCGACCGGCGACACCGGCAAGGTGAACGACGACGCGTCGATCGTCGACCTGTACGGCAACGCCCGGATTCTGCGCGCGCCCGGCTACGGCGATCCGCAGATGCAGGCAGATTCCGAGCATTTTAGGGTGCTGGTCAACGACGATGTGATCGAGACCGAAAAGCCGGTTAAACTTCAGCGCGGCATGTCGGTGATGACTGCCAGCGGCATGAACTACAACAACGTCACCCGGGTCATGCAACTGTTCGGCAACGTGAAAGGCGCGATCGCCGCGTCCGAAGCCGGCGGCAGCGCCTCGCCGAAGCAACCCGGGTAA
- a CDS encoding HAD family hydrolase: MAIAPATATERASRVKLMIFDVDGVLTDGGLLFTAEGDTMKGFHSMDGHGMKLLRQAGIDTAIITGRKSGIVAVRAKEMNVTHVYQGVQDKPAAFADLLQQTGLKAEECGYMGDDWVDLAVMLKVGFAAAPANSHPEVIARAHWVSEARGGHGAAREVVDTLLRAQHKYEALLAAACSGEQRGLVG; the protein is encoded by the coding sequence ATGGCCATCGCCCCTGCTACCGCCACCGAACGCGCGAGCCGCGTGAAGCTGATGATTTTCGACGTCGACGGCGTGCTGACCGACGGCGGTCTGCTGTTCACGGCGGAAGGCGACACGATGAAAGGCTTCCATTCGATGGACGGCCACGGCATGAAGCTGCTGCGCCAGGCAGGCATCGACACGGCGATCATCACCGGGCGCAAGTCCGGCATCGTCGCGGTGCGGGCGAAGGAAATGAACGTCACGCACGTTTATCAGGGCGTGCAGGACAAACCGGCCGCATTCGCGGACCTGTTGCAGCAAACCGGCCTGAAGGCCGAGGAATGCGGCTACATGGGCGACGACTGGGTCGATCTCGCGGTCATGCTGAAGGTCGGCTTCGCCGCGGCGCCCGCCAACTCGCATCCGGAAGTGATCGCACGCGCCCATTGGGTCAGCGAGGCACGCGGCGGCCACGGCGCGGCGCGCGAAGTGGTCGACACGCTGCTGCGCGCGCAGCACAAATACGAAGCGCTGCTCGCGGCGGCCTGTAGCGGCGAACAGCGAGGCCTCGTCGGATGA
- the kdsD gene encoding arabinose 5-phosphate isomerase KdsD — translation MIAKINVDRALALARDVLDIEADAVRALRDQLDDGFVGAVDFILGCRGRVVVSGIGKSGHVARKLAATLASTGTPAFFVHPAEASHGDLGMVTSDDVFLALSNSGETEELVAILPLIKRLGAKLIAMTGRPSSSLAQLADVHLNSAVSKEACPMNLAPTASTTAALALGDALAVAVLDARGFGRDDFARSHPGGALGRRLLTYVRDVMRTGDQVPMVTPDATVRDALFQLTAKRMGMTAIVDRDERVAGIFTDGDLRRVLERDGDFRGLSIESVMTAGPRTIGPDQLAVEAVELMERHRINQMLVVDEAGKLIGALNMHDLFSKKVI, via the coding sequence ATGATAGCGAAAATCAATGTCGACCGGGCACTCGCGCTCGCTCGTGACGTGCTCGACATCGAAGCGGACGCCGTGCGCGCGCTTCGCGATCAACTCGACGATGGCTTCGTCGGGGCGGTCGATTTCATCCTGGGCTGCCGTGGGCGCGTGGTCGTTTCCGGCATCGGCAAATCCGGCCATGTGGCGCGCAAGCTCGCCGCCACGCTCGCCAGCACCGGCACGCCGGCGTTCTTCGTGCATCCGGCCGAAGCCAGCCACGGCGACCTCGGCATGGTCACGTCGGACGACGTATTTCTCGCCCTGTCGAATTCCGGTGAAACCGAAGAACTCGTGGCGATCCTGCCGCTCATCAAGCGGCTCGGCGCGAAGCTGATCGCGATGACCGGACGGCCGTCGTCGAGTCTCGCGCAACTGGCCGACGTGCACCTGAATTCCGCGGTATCGAAAGAAGCCTGCCCGATGAATCTCGCGCCCACCGCCAGCACCACCGCCGCGCTCGCGCTCGGCGACGCGCTCGCGGTCGCGGTGCTCGACGCGCGCGGCTTCGGCCGCGACGACTTCGCGCGCTCGCATCCGGGCGGCGCGCTTGGCCGCCGTCTGCTCACTTATGTACGCGACGTGATGCGCACCGGCGACCAGGTGCCGATGGTCACGCCCGACGCCACCGTGCGCGACGCGCTGTTCCAGTTGACGGCGAAGCGCATGGGCATGACGGCGATCGTCGATCGCGACGAACGCGTGGCCGGCATCTTCACGGACGGCGACCTGCGTCGCGTGCTCGAACGCGACGGCGACTTCCGCGGCCTGTCGATCGAATCGGTGATGACGGCCGGTCCGCGCACCATCGGCCCGGATCAGCTCGCGGTGGAAGCCGTGGAACTGATGGAGCGCCACCGCATCAACCAGATGCTGGTCGTCGACGAAGCGGGCAAGCTGATCGGCGCGCTCAACATGCACGACCTGTTCTCGAAGAAGGTGATCTGA
- a CDS encoding cation:proton antiporter — translation MISPLEMTLFLLLASVAGVVIFRFLNLPPMLGYLSVGIVVGPHAFGLVPDSAGAQNLAEFGVVFLMFSIGLEFSLAKLRSMRRLVFGLGLLQVIGTIAVAVSLGFVLERWVHITWQASVALGGALAMSSTAIVSKMLAERLEIETEHGRNIFGVLLFQDLAVVPLLIVIAAFGGDSKDLMSALGVAAIKIVVALSLLLIVGQRFMTRWFNVVARRRSQELFILNLLLVTLGSAFITDKFGLSLALGAFIAGMLIAETPYRHQVEEDIKPFRDVLLGLFFITTGMLLNPRVVWEHPFIVLGFLVGPILLKAVMITGLARLFGASPGVAMRTGIGLAQAGEFGFVLLNLILDKHLVDATLLQAILASMLLSMLAAPFLIQNADRIVLRLSSTEWMMQSLQMTRIATQSLKQSGHVIICGYGRAGQNLARMLEHEGLSYVALDLDPDRVAAAAAAGESVVFGDAGRRESLLAAGIHRATAIAITYANTPSALRVLHNIHELEPTLPVIVRTVDDADLEKLLAAGATEVIPEIVEGSLMLASHTLVVMGVPMRRVVRRVEEMRDERYALLRGYFHGADDVEDDDGHEQVRLQSVPVDENADAVGRTLAEVGLFELGVEVTAIRRHGIRGVEPDPSTKLRASDIVVLRGLPEQLSAAEERLSKHRRAGAAAA, via the coding sequence ATGATTTCCCCGCTCGAAATGACGCTTTTCCTGCTGCTGGCATCGGTGGCGGGCGTGGTGATTTTTCGCTTTCTGAATCTTCCGCCGATGCTCGGTTATCTGTCGGTGGGGATCGTCGTCGGGCCGCACGCGTTCGGTCTGGTGCCCGACTCGGCGGGCGCGCAGAACCTCGCCGAATTCGGCGTGGTGTTCCTGATGTTTTCGATCGGCCTGGAGTTCTCGCTCGCCAAGCTGCGCTCCATGCGCCGGCTGGTGTTCGGTCTCGGCCTGCTGCAGGTGATCGGCACGATCGCGGTGGCGGTGTCGCTCGGCTTCGTGCTGGAGCGCTGGGTGCATATCACGTGGCAGGCAAGTGTCGCGCTGGGCGGCGCGCTGGCCATGTCGTCGACGGCAATCGTCAGCAAGATGCTGGCGGAGCGGCTTGAAATCGAAACCGAGCACGGCCGCAACATCTTCGGCGTGCTGCTGTTCCAGGATCTGGCGGTGGTGCCGCTGCTGATCGTGATCGCGGCGTTCGGAGGCGATTCGAAAGACCTGATGAGCGCGCTCGGCGTCGCGGCGATCAAGATCGTCGTGGCCTTGTCGCTGCTGCTGATCGTCGGGCAACGCTTCATGACGCGCTGGTTCAACGTGGTCGCGCGGCGTCGTTCGCAGGAACTGTTCATTCTCAATCTGCTGCTGGTGACGCTCGGTTCGGCGTTCATCACCGACAAATTCGGGCTGTCGCTCGCGCTCGGCGCGTTTATCGCCGGCATGCTGATCGCCGAGACGCCGTACCGGCATCAGGTGGAAGAGGACATCAAGCCGTTTCGCGACGTGCTGCTCGGGCTCTTCTTCATCACCACCGGCATGCTGCTGAATCCACGCGTGGTCTGGGAGCATCCGTTCATCGTGCTCGGTTTCCTGGTCGGGCCGATCCTGCTGAAGGCGGTGATGATCACCGGCCTCGCGCGCCTGTTCGGCGCGTCGCCGGGCGTCGCGATGCGCACCGGCATCGGTCTCGCGCAAGCCGGCGAATTCGGCTTCGTGCTGCTGAATCTGATTCTCGACAAACATCTCGTCGACGCCACCTTGTTGCAGGCGATTCTCGCCTCGATGCTGCTCTCCATGCTCGCCGCGCCGTTCCTGATCCAGAACGCGGACCGGATCGTGCTGCGCCTGTCGTCGACCGAATGGATGATGCAGTCGTTGCAGATGACGCGCATCGCCACGCAAAGCCTGAAGCAGAGCGGCCACGTGATCATCTGCGGATACGGCCGGGCCGGGCAGAATCTGGCGCGCATGCTGGAGCATGAAGGCCTGTCGTACGTCGCGCTCGACCTCGACCCCGATCGCGTGGCGGCCGCGGCGGCGGCCGGCGAATCGGTCGTGTTCGGCGACGCGGGGCGGCGCGAGTCGCTGCTCGCGGCCGGGATTCACCGCGCGACCGCGATTGCGATCACGTATGCGAACACGCCGTCGGCGCTACGCGTGCTGCACAACATCCACGAGCTGGAGCCGACGCTGCCGGTGATCGTGCGCACCGTCGACGACGCCGATCTGGAGAAACTGCTGGCCGCCGGCGCGACCGAGGTGATTCCGGAGATCGTCGAAGGCAGTCTGATGCTGGCCTCGCACACGCTCGTGGTGATGGGCGTACCGATGCGGCGCGTGGTGCGACGGGTCGAGGAAATGCGCGACGAACGCTATGCGCTGCTGCGCGGCTATTTCCACGGCGCCGACGACGTGGAAGACGACGACGGCCACGAACAGGTGCGGCTACAATCGGTGCCGGTCGACGAAAATGCCGACGCGGTGGGCCGCACGCTCGCCGAGGTCGGCCTGTTCGAGCTGGGCGTCGAAGTGACGGCGATCCGCCGGCACGGGATTCGCGGCGTCGAACCCGATCCGTCCACCAAGCTGCGCGCGAGCGACATCGTCGTGCTGCGCGGCTTGCCCGAGCAGTTGTCGGCCGCCGAGGAACGTTTGTCGAAGCATCGCCGCGCGGGCGCCGCCGCGGCGTAA
- a CDS encoding adenine phosphoribosyltransferase: MSNALASAPLDAADYIKSHIRTVPDWPQAGVQFRDITPLLQERKTLRVLIDLFVQRYIDAKLDYIAGLDARGFIIAPILAYELNIGFIPIRKAGKLPYRTVAQSYELEYGSATVEIHEDACKPGERVVIVDDLIATGGTMMAGKILLERLGAVVVEGAAIIDLPELGGSKRLRDGGLPLYTVTRFDGH; the protein is encoded by the coding sequence ATGTCCAACGCGCTCGCGAGCGCGCCGCTCGATGCGGCCGACTACATCAAAAGCCACATCCGCACGGTGCCCGACTGGCCGCAGGCGGGTGTCCAGTTCCGCGACATCACGCCGCTTCTGCAGGAACGCAAAACGCTGCGCGTGCTGATCGACCTGTTCGTGCAGCGCTATATCGACGCGAAGCTCGATTACATCGCCGGGCTCGACGCACGTGGTTTCATCATCGCGCCGATCCTCGCGTACGAACTGAACATCGGCTTCATTCCGATCCGCAAGGCGGGCAAGCTGCCGTACAGAACGGTCGCGCAGTCGTACGAACTCGAGTACGGCAGCGCCACCGTCGAGATTCACGAAGACGCCTGCAAGCCGGGCGAGCGCGTGGTGATCGTCGACGATCTGATCGCCACCGGCGGCACGATGATGGCCGGCAAGATACTGCTCGAGCGGCTCGGCGCGGTTGTCGTGGAAGGCGCGGCGATTATCGATCTGCCCGAGCTCGGCGGCTCGAAGCGGCTGCGCGACGGTGGTTTGCCGTTGTACACGGTGACGCGCTTCGACGGTCATTGA
- a CDS encoding LysE family translocator codes for MPNFLLFLATSIAITMAPGPDNLQVLARGISQGRAAGLVAALGFAAGITFHTTLAALGVAALLRSSPVAFEAIKLAGAAYLIWIGIKALRSQGLATAHERAPQPLSAVFRQSVLGNLLNPKVTLFFVVFLPQFVKPNGAQSVTVQMLELGVLFMLQTVVVFSLFGVCAGMIGGWLKRRPRVGVWLDRLAGATFIAIGIRVALRD; via the coding sequence ATGCCCAATTTCCTGTTGTTTCTCGCCACCTCGATCGCCATCACCATGGCGCCCGGCCCGGACAATCTGCAAGTGCTCGCGCGCGGTATCTCGCAAGGCCGCGCGGCAGGTCTCGTCGCCGCGCTTGGCTTCGCGGCCGGCATCACATTTCACACGACGCTCGCCGCGCTCGGCGTGGCCGCGTTGCTGCGCTCGTCGCCGGTCGCGTTCGAAGCGATCAAGCTGGCGGGTGCCGCGTACCTGATCTGGATCGGCATCAAGGCGCTGCGCAGCCAGGGGCTCGCGACCGCGCACGAACGCGCGCCGCAGCCGCTGTCGGCCGTGTTTCGTCAAAGCGTGCTCGGTAACTTGCTGAACCCGAAGGTGACGCTGTTCTTCGTCGTGTTCCTGCCGCAGTTCGTGAAGCCGAACGGCGCGCAGAGCGTGACCGTGCAGATGCTCGAACTCGGCGTGCTGTTCATGTTGCAGACCGTGGTGGTGTTCTCGCTGTTCGGCGTGTGCGCGGGGATGATCGGCGGCTGGTTGAAACGTCGGCCGCGCGTGGGTGTGTGGCTCGATCGCCTCGCCGGCGCGACGTTCATCGCGATCGGCATCCGCGTCGCGCTGCGTGACTGA
- a CDS encoding DUF4743 domain-containing protein, protein MTLPCLTAARRFDRHAHLPFWIGAEQVGWIRRGDVSLLARWPDVFEIDAARVSLSNRFDTVDLRSAALGSVIGALAAEGRIPGWRNETYAIRNAFDAPPLAYIERAASRFFGTLTYAVHLNGVVEYEDGAPQLWIARRSDTKATDPGMLDNVVAGGIGWGFGIEATIVKECWEEAGIPEEIAARAVAGRTAHVLQSLPEGTQAEQIFIYDLALPADFAPRNQDGEVGEHRLARIDEVARWIEENAMTVDASLATLDCLLRRRWIDEDACAGIGELFVPPVPPVSA, encoded by the coding sequence ATGACTTTGCCTTGCCTTACCGCCGCGCGCCGTTTCGACCGGCATGCGCATCTGCCGTTCTGGATCGGCGCCGAACAGGTCGGCTGGATTCGTCGGGGCGACGTATCGCTGCTCGCGCGCTGGCCCGACGTGTTCGAGATCGATGCGGCCCGCGTGAGCTTGTCGAACCGCTTCGATACCGTCGATCTGCGCAGCGCCGCGCTCGGCTCGGTGATCGGCGCGCTGGCCGCGGAAGGCCGCATCCCCGGGTGGCGCAACGAAACTTACGCGATCCGCAATGCGTTCGACGCGCCGCCGCTTGCGTATATCGAACGCGCGGCTTCGCGCTTCTTCGGCACGCTGACGTATGCGGTGCATCTGAACGGCGTCGTAGAATACGAGGACGGCGCGCCGCAGTTGTGGATCGCGCGCCGCAGCGACACCAAGGCGACCGATCCGGGCATGCTCGATAACGTCGTCGCGGGCGGCATCGGCTGGGGCTTTGGAATCGAGGCGACGATCGTCAAGGAGTGCTGGGAAGAAGCCGGCATTCCCGAGGAGATCGCCGCGCGCGCCGTGGCGGGCCGCACCGCGCATGTGCTGCAATCGTTGCCGGAAGGCACGCAGGCCGAACAGATTTTTATCTACGACCTCGCGTTGCCGGCCGATTTCGCGCCGCGCAATCAGGATGGCGAAGTGGGCGAGCACCGGCTCGCGCGCATCGACGAGGTAGCGCGCTGGATCGAAGAGAACGCGATGACGGTGGACGCGAGTCTCGCCACGCTGGATTGTCTGCTGCGCCGCCGCTGGATCGATGAAGACGCTTGCGCCGGGATCGGCGAGCTGTTCGTTCCACCTGTGCCGCCTGTGTCCGCTTGA
- the purU gene encoding formyltetrahydrofolate deformylase has protein sequence MSTDHSFILKLSCADRPGIVHAVSGFLFERGSNILDSAQFGDSRTGEFFMRVHFQQVGGDPGLEALRASFVTLAEQFGMRWEMHDASVKPRVVIMVSKIGHCLNDLLFRYRTGQLGIEIPAIISNHKEFYQLAASYDVPFHHFPLLGGTPDAKAAQEARVLEVIDEHQADLVVLARYMQILSPQLCEALAGRAINIHHSFLPSFKGAKPYYQAFDRGVKLIGATAHYVTTDLDEGPIIEQEVERVDHSMTPEQLTAIGRDVECVTLARAVKWHVEHRVVLNGSKTVVFR, from the coding sequence ATGTCGACCGATCACAGCTTTATTCTCAAACTCTCGTGCGCCGACCGGCCCGGCATCGTCCACGCGGTGTCCGGCTTCCTGTTCGAGCGCGGCAGCAACATTCTCGACTCCGCGCAGTTCGGCGACAGCCGCACCGGCGAGTTCTTCATGCGCGTGCATTTCCAGCAGGTGGGCGGTGATCCGGGTCTGGAGGCGCTGCGCGCGTCGTTCGTGACGCTCGCCGAGCAGTTCGGCATGCGCTGGGAGATGCACGACGCGTCGGTGAAACCGCGCGTGGTGATCATGGTGTCGAAGATCGGCCATTGCCTGAACGATTTGCTGTTCCGCTATCGCACCGGTCAGCTGGGTATCGAGATTCCGGCCATCATCTCGAACCACAAGGAGTTCTATCAGCTCGCCGCCAGCTACGACGTTCCGTTCCATCATTTCCCGCTGCTGGGCGGCACGCCCGACGCGAAGGCCGCGCAGGAAGCGCGCGTGCTCGAAGTGATCGACGAACATCAGGCCGATCTGGTGGTGCTCGCGCGCTACATGCAGATTCTGTCGCCGCAACTGTGCGAGGCGCTGGCCGGTCGCGCGATCAACATTCATCACTCGTTCCTGCCGAGCTTCAAGGGTGCGAAGCCTTACTACCAGGCGTTCGACCGCGGTGTGAAGCTGATCGGCGCCACCGCGCATTACGTGACCACGGATCTCGACGAAGGTCCGATCATCGAGCAGGAAGTGGAGCGCGTCGACCACAGCATGACGCCGGAGCAACTGACGGCGATCGGCCGCGACGTCGAGTGCGTGACGCTCGCGCGCGCGGTGAAGTGGCACGTCGAACATCGCGTCGTGCTGAATGGCAGCAAGACGGTGGTGTTCCGTTAA
- a CDS encoding PepSY-associated TM helix domain-containing protein yields the protein MRRQFVRLHRWFGVATALFLFVAGLTGAIIAWDHELDAALNPTFFKARSAAPALSGLELARRVEAADPRLQVTYLPLTAEPGHTLQMMVLPRTDPATKQPYALDFNQIAVDPATGEIQGRREWGAVSLARLNLIPFIYKLHYTLHLPFAGGIDIGTWLMGIVGIIWLFDSMIALALSFPSVKAWRKSFAFRLGRGGYALTFDLHRSGGVWIWALLTIVALTSISMNLSGPVVRPIVASLSSLTPNPVDNPEVRRPPQPGDPVLSRERIVELAGQAGKAQHLKAPPGGIYYAEVFHAYGVGYYAPGNDHGDIGLGNAWMYWDAATGKPLGAQIPGQGSAGDVFMQVQFPLHSGRILGIGGRILISAVGLAVAVLSATGLLIWLKKLNARRRSAQNARSARPAQTPRDAQRAPSPQSARVARDASRSAPQS from the coding sequence ATGAGGCGCCAGTTCGTTCGCCTGCACCGCTGGTTTGGCGTCGCCACCGCGCTGTTTCTGTTCGTCGCGGGTCTCACCGGCGCGATCATCGCGTGGGACCATGAACTCGACGCGGCGCTCAACCCGACGTTCTTCAAGGCACGCAGCGCGGCGCCCGCGCTGTCCGGGCTGGAACTCGCGCGCCGCGTCGAAGCGGCGGACCCGCGCTTGCAGGTCACTTATCTGCCGCTCACCGCCGAGCCCGGCCACACGCTGCAGATGATGGTGCTGCCGCGCACCGATCCCGCGACAAAGCAACCCTACGCGCTCGACTTCAACCAGATCGCCGTCGATCCCGCCACCGGCGAGATTCAGGGCCGCCGCGAATGGGGCGCGGTGTCGCTCGCACGGCTCAACCTGATTCCGTTCATCTACAAGCTGCACTACACGCTGCATCTGCCGTTCGCGGGCGGCATCGACATCGGCACGTGGCTGATGGGCATCGTCGGGATTATCTGGCTGTTCGACAGCATGATTGCGCTGGCGCTGTCGTTTCCGAGCGTCAAGGCGTGGCGCAAGTCATTCGCGTTCCGCCTCGGACGCGGGGGCTACGCACTCACCTTCGACCTGCACCGCTCCGGTGGCGTGTGGATCTGGGCTCTGCTGACGATCGTCGCGCTGACCTCGATCTCGATGAATCTGTCCGGCCCGGTAGTCCGCCCGATCGTCGCGTCGCTCTCCTCGCTGACGCCGAATCCGGTCGATAACCCGGAGGTCCGCCGCCCGCCGCAACCGGGCGATCCGGTGCTGAGCCGCGAGCGCATCGTCGAACTGGCCGGGCAGGCGGGCAAGGCCCAGCACCTGAAGGCGCCGCCGGGTGGCATCTATTACGCGGAAGTCTTCCACGCCTACGGCGTCGGCTATTACGCGCCGGGCAACGATCACGGCGACATCGGCCTCGGCAACGCGTGGATGTATTGGGACGCGGCCACCGGCAAACCGCTCGGCGCGCAGATTCCCGGTCAAGGCTCGGCCGGCGACGTCTTCATGCAGGTGCAATTCCCGCTGCACTCGGGGCGCATTCTCGGCATCGGCGGACGGATTCTGATCAGCGCGGTCGGCCTCGCGGTTGCCGTGCTGAGCGCGACGGGCCTGCTGATCTGGCTGAAGAAACTGAACGCGCGTAGGCGTTCGGCGCAGAATGCGCGGTCGGCGCGACCGGCGCAGACCCCGCGCGATGCCCAGCGAGCACCGTCACCGCAAAGCGCGCGCGTCGCGCGTGACGCCAGCCGCTCCGCCCCGCAGTCGTAA